The Cottoperca gobio chromosome 6, fCotGob3.1, whole genome shotgun sequence genome has a segment encoding these proteins:
- the avpr1aa gene encoding arginine vasopressin receptor 1Aa yields MHTPALLLSEGNQSLVFSPWNDLTMEKPGNNTVHTNGSDQFARNEDVAQIEIMVLSITFVVAVIGNVSVLLAMYSTKKKMSRMHLFIKHLSLADLVVAFFQVLPQLCWDITFRFYGPDFLCRIVKHLQVMGMFASTYMMVMMTLDRYIAICHPLKTLQQPTQRSYIMIISTWMCSLVFSTPQYFIFSVSEVKNGSGVYDCWAYFIEPWGAKAYITWITVGIFLVPVVILMMCYGFICHSIWKNIKYKKRKSTGGAVSKKGLIGKNSVSSITTISRAKLRTVKMTFVIVLAYIVCWGPFFIVQMWSVWDENFQYADSENTAVTLSALLASLNSCCNPWIYMIFSGHLLQDFLHCFSCFLRINTDFKKEDSDSSIRRTTLLTRMTNRSPTGSSGNWRELDMSPKSSIQAE; encoded by the exons ATGCACACTCCTGCGTTGCTCCTGAGCGAAGGGAACCAGTCTCTGGTGTTCAGTCCCTGGAATGACCTAACGATGGAAAAGCCTGGAAACAACACCGTCCACACGAACGGCTCGGATCAATTTGCGCGCAACGAGGATGTGGCCCAAATTGAGATCATGGTCCTGAGTATCACCTTCGTGGTGGCTGTGATTGGGAATGTGAGCGTCCTGCTGGCAATGTACAGCACGAAGAAGAAGATGTCTCGCATGCACCTTTTCATCAAACACCTCAGCCTGGCTGACCTGGTGGTAGCCTTCTTCCAGGTGCTGCCGCAGCTCTGCTGGGACATCACCTTCCGCTTCTACGGTCCAGACTTTCTCTGCAGGATAGTCAAGCACCTCCAGGTGATGGGGATGTTTGCGTCCACCTatatgatggtgatgatgaccCTGGACCGTTACATTGCCATCTGCCACCCTCTGAAAACCCTCCAGCAGCCCACCCAGCGCTCCTACATCATGATCATCTCCACGTGGATGTGCAGCCTGGTGTTCAGCACTCCGCAGTACTTCATCTTCTCCGTGAGCGAGGTCAAGAACGGCTCGGGCGTCTACGACTGCTGGGCTTACTTTATCGAGCCGTGGGGCGCCAAGGCGTACATCACCTGGATAACTGTGGGCATCTTCCTCGTGCCCGTGGTGATCCTCATGATGTGCTACGGGTTCATCTGCCACAGCATATGgaaaaatatcaaatacaaGAAAAGGAAATCGACGGGTGGTGCTGTGAGCAAGAAGGGGCTGATTGGGAAGAATTCAGTCAGCAGCATTACAACGATATCAAGAGCCAAACTGAGGACTGTTAAAATGACTTTTGTGATCGTGTTGGCGTATATTGTTTGCTGGGGGCCGTTTTTCATCGTGCAGATGTGGTCTGTGTGGGATGAAAACTTCCAGTATGCCG ATTCTGAGAACACAGCAGTGACTCTGTCTGCGCTCCTTGCCAGTCTCAACAGCTGCTGTAACCCGTGGATATACATGATCTTCAGTGGTCACCTCCTGCAGGATTTTCTGCACTGCTTCTCCTGCTTCCTCAGAATTAACACTGACTTCAAGAAGGAGGACTCAGACAGCAGTATCCGCAGAACAACATTACTGACTAGGATGACCAATCGGAGCCCCACGGGCAGTTCTGGCAACTGGAGAGAGCTGGACATGTCTCCCAAGTCCTCCATTCAGGCGGAGTAA